The Papaver somniferum cultivar HN1 chromosome 3, ASM357369v1, whole genome shotgun sequence genome includes a region encoding these proteins:
- the LOC113358279 gene encoding GATA transcription factor 1-like codes for MESLDTAAWLVDDLLDFSGVEEEQQQVLNVKQEADEHKNNNTNSNITLSSSSSLPMDSKLLKEEALPDIYDPNKENPDFFPLLEEELEWLSNENAFPSIETFLPVKPNIVTKQQSPVLVKPNKPESSSVSSGSSSTSSSGIMCCGTLQVPVRARSSRRRRRPSGFLDDHQWSTIWSESSDIEKKKKIKRPSITSGRKCTHCLSEKTPQWRAGPLGPKTLCNACGVRYKSGRLVPEYRPACSPTFTTELHSNSHKKVLEMRRLKQQMMLPSVDAG; via the exons ATGGAGTCTCTTGACACTGCAGCATGGCTTGTGGATGACCTACTTGACTTTTCTGGtgttgaagaagaacaacaacaggTTTTAAATGTAAAACAAGAAGCTGATGAGCACAAAAACAACAATACCAACAGCAACATaactctctcttcttcttcttctttgcccaTGGATTCTAAACTCTTAAAGGAGGAAGCTTTACCAGACATTTATGACCCAAACaaagaaaaccctgatttctttcCT CTGTTAGAGGAAGAATTAGAGTGGCTATCAAATGAAAACGCATTTCCATCAATAGAAACTTTTCTGCCAGTGAAACCCAACATTGTCACAAAGCAACAAAGTCCTGTTTTGGTCAAGCCTAATAAGCCTGAGAGTAGCAGTGTTAGTAGCGGTAGCAGCAGTACTAGCAGTAGTGGAATAATGTGTTGTGGGACACTCCAAGTTCCAGTTCGTGCAAGGAGTTCGAGACGGAGACGACGACCCAGTGGTTTCCTGGATGATCACCAATGGAGTACTATTTGGTCTGAATCTTCTGatattgagaagaagaaaaaaataaaaaggccAAGTATTACATCAGGAAGGAAATGCACACACTGTTTATCAGAGAAAACACCGCAATGGCGAGCAGGTCCTCTGGGACCAAAAACGCTTTGTAATGCTTGTGGAGTAAGGTACAAATCAGGAAGGCTTGTGCCAGAGTATCGCCCAGCGTGTAGTCCAACGTTCACGACTGAGTTGCATTCGAACTCCCATAAGAAAGTATTGGAGATGAGGAGGCTAAAGCAGCAGATGATGTTGCCGTCCGTGGATGCAGGGTAA